One Tubulanus polymorphus chromosome 5, tnTubPoly1.2, whole genome shotgun sequence DNA segment encodes these proteins:
- the LOC141906320 gene encoding sphingomyelin synthase-related protein 1-like yields MSKTVQMRNDRLDRVVTWTTDDVSDWLTENDLSQYIELLCAKHKLDGKSLLTLTESDLRQPPLNLEIVGDIKRLMIGIWKLQKLNSESCYLLMPDDSSSASDRSMNEDEITNDRPGIKSKNLDPELWKTALSFLYAFSVSLLNALIVVIVHNRIPDRNKYPPLPDILLDNIPYVPWAFKTAEIFAFTLSLMWFSILFFHKHRFILIRRMFTLSGTMYLLRCVTMLITSLSVPAEHIQCEIRSYNSFMDQLKKAFFILKGFGMSIHGVKNCGDYMFSGHTVILTLLNFFIAEYCPSGSILIPMLSWSLNLLGMFFVLAAHEHYSIDLFIAFYIASRLFLYYHTFANNRSLMLHDRSRAKFWFPLFSYFESKCDGIVPNEYEWPLPWPKSFKRLFSNKYVRNKDHRSLLLVRMD; encoded by the exons ATGAGTAAAACGGTACAGATGAGGAATGATAGATTGGATCGCGTCGTTACCTGGACGACAGACGATGTGTCGGACTGGCTCACAGAAAATGATCTCTCACAATACATCGAACTCTTGTGCGCCAAACACAAACTCGACGGAAAATCTTTGCTGACACTGACCGAATCAGACCTGCGTCAGCCACCACTAAATCTTGAAATTGTCGGCGATATAAAAAGACTTATGATCGGTATTTGGAAGTTGCAGAAGCTGAACAGCGAATCGTGTTACCTGTTAATGCCCGATGACAGCTCGTCTGCCAGTGACCGGTCAATGAACGAAGATGAAATCACAAATGATCGACCGGGCATAAAATCGAAAAACCTTGATCCCGAATTATGGAAAACCGCATTGAGTTTTTTATACGCATTTTCGGTGTCTCTTTTGAATGCGTTAATTGTTGTGATAGTTCACAACCGCATACCGGATAGGAACAAGTATCCTCCATTACCTGACATTCTACTAGATAACATACCATACGTTCCCTGGGCATTTAAGACTGCTGAGATTTTCGCGTTCACCCTATCATTAATGTGGTTCTCTATACTGTTTTTCCATAAACACAG gtttaTTCTAATTCGTCGCATGTTTACATTGAGCGGTACAATGTATCTACTGCGATGCGTAACGATGTTGATAACTTCACTATCCGTACCAGCAGAGCATATACAGTGCGAAATTCGA TCGTATAATTCGTTCATGGATCAACTGAAGAAAGCATTTTTTATACTGAAAGGATTCGGTATGAGTATACACGGAGTTAAAAATTGTGGAGATTATATGTTTAGTGGACATACCGTTATATTGACACTTCTGAACTTCTTCATCGCAGAAT acTGTCCGTCAGGTTCGATTCTAATACCTATGCTGTCATGGTCACTGAATCTCCTTGGAATGTTCTTCGTACTTGCCGCGCATGAACATTATTCGATCGACTTGTTTATAGCATTCTACATCGCCTCCCGTCTGTTTCTGTACTATCACACGTTTGCCAATAACCGATCGCTGATGCTACACGATCGCTCGCGCGCTAAATTCTGGTTCCCGTTGTTTTCGTATTTCGAATCAAAATGCGACGGTATCGTGCCGAATGAGTACGAGTGGCCATTGCCGTGGCCGAAATCTTTTAAACGACTTTTCTCCAACAAATACGTCCGGAACAAAGATCATAGGTCTCTTTTGCTTGTTCGCATGGATTGA